Proteins co-encoded in one Listeria ivanovii subsp. ivanovii genomic window:
- the asnB gene encoding asparagine synthase (glutamine-hydrolyzing), which yields MCGFVGCVHDRITEITDADKETFRQMNSMITHRGPDDEGYFTDDHVQFGFRRLSIIDVENGHQPLTYENERYWIIFNGEVYNYVELREQLIAEGMTFETESDTEVIIATYAKYKEKTAERLRGMFGFVIWDKQEELVYGARDPFGIKPFFYAEEDGKLYMGSEKKSLLHALKEKELDEVSLQNYMTYQFVPEPDSLTKNVKRLEPGHQFTKKIGEPMEITTYWKATFAPVTKSEDAWVKEVRDVMYDSVKMHMRSDVPVGSFLSGGIDSSIIAAIAKEYHPAIKTFSVGFERDGFSEIDVAKETADKLGVENISYVISPEEYMKELPKIVWHMDDPLADPAAIPLYFLSREARKQVTVALSGEGADELFGGYNIYNEPNSLAVFNKMPKVFKSMLNSVASVMPEGMRGKSFLERGTTPMEERYIGNAKMFTEKEKQILLPKYQTGHDYTNITDPFYAETKNYHPVERMQYIDIHTWLRGDILLKADRMTMANSLEVRVPFLDKEVYNVAKGIPDTMKTTQGTTKYILRKAAATFVPEHVLNRRKLGFPVPIRHWLKDEMNAWVKNIIKESPTDHLINKKYVLDLLDDHCAGKFDYSRKIWTVVIFMIWYDVYVADKYDFGK from the coding sequence ATGTGTGGATTTGTAGGATGCGTACATGACCGCATTACAGAGATTACTGACGCTGATAAAGAAACCTTTAGACAAATGAATAGTATGATTACGCACCGTGGACCTGACGATGAAGGTTACTTCACAGATGACCACGTGCAATTTGGTTTCCGCCGTTTAAGTATTATTGATGTAGAAAACGGTCATCAACCGCTAACGTATGAAAATGAACGTTATTGGATTATTTTTAATGGAGAAGTTTATAACTATGTCGAACTCCGCGAACAATTAATCGCTGAAGGAATGACATTTGAAACCGAAAGTGATACAGAAGTTATTATCGCTACATATGCGAAATATAAAGAAAAAACAGCTGAACGCCTGCGCGGAATGTTTGGCTTTGTCATTTGGGACAAACAAGAAGAACTTGTATACGGAGCACGCGACCCATTTGGTATCAAACCATTTTTCTATGCAGAAGAAGACGGCAAGCTTTATATGGGCTCTGAGAAAAAATCCCTTCTTCATGCACTAAAAGAAAAAGAATTAGATGAAGTTTCCTTACAAAATTACATGACTTACCAATTTGTTCCAGAACCAGATTCTTTAACAAAAAATGTAAAACGCTTGGAACCAGGTCATCAATTCACGAAAAAAATTGGCGAACCAATGGAGATTACGACTTATTGGAAAGCCACTTTTGCACCTGTAACGAAATCAGAAGACGCATGGGTGAAAGAAGTCCGAGATGTGATGTATGATTCTGTGAAAATGCATATGCGTTCGGATGTACCAGTTGGATCGTTTTTATCGGGTGGAATTGATTCCTCGATTATCGCAGCCATTGCGAAAGAATACCACCCAGCTATCAAAACATTTTCAGTTGGTTTTGAGCGGGATGGATTTAGTGAAATTGATGTGGCGAAAGAAACTGCAGACAAACTTGGTGTAGAGAACATTAGTTACGTCATTTCACCAGAAGAATATATGAAAGAATTACCAAAAATTGTTTGGCACATGGATGATCCGCTTGCTGATCCGGCTGCTATTCCGCTTTACTTCTTATCTAGAGAAGCGCGCAAACAAGTAACAGTTGCTTTGTCTGGTGAAGGTGCGGATGAACTATTTGGCGGGTATAATATTTATAACGAACCTAATTCTTTAGCGGTGTTCAACAAAATGCCAAAAGTATTTAAATCTATGTTAAACAGTGTGGCGAGTGTGATGCCAGAGGGAATGCGTGGTAAAAGTTTCTTAGAACGTGGAACAACGCCGATGGAAGAACGTTACATCGGAAATGCAAAAATGTTCACAGAAAAAGAAAAACAAATTTTACTTCCAAAATACCAAACTGGACATGATTATACGAATATTACTGATCCGTTTTATGCGGAAACAAAAAATTATCATCCAGTAGAAAGAATGCAGTACATTGATATTCATACGTGGCTTCGCGGAGATATTCTTCTAAAAGCGGACCGGATGACAATGGCCAATTCCTTAGAAGTTCGTGTTCCTTTCCTTGATAAAGAAGTGTACAATGTTGCAAAAGGAATTCCGGACACAATGAAAACAACGCAAGGAACTACGAAATACATTTTGCGTAAAGCAGCAGCAACTTTTGTACCAGAACATGTACTTAATCGTCGTAAATTAGGATTTCCAGTGCCAATTCGCCACTGGTTAAAAGACGAAATGAACGCTTGGGTTAAAAATATCATTAAAGAATCACCAACAGACCATTTAATTAACAAAAAATATGTGTTAGATTTACTGGATGATCACTGCGCCGGAAAATTCGACTATAGTCGGAAAATCTGGACAGTTGTAATCTTTATGATTTGGTATGATGTTTACGTAGCAGATAAATACGATTTCGGTAAATAA
- a CDS encoding metal ABC transporter substrate-binding protein — MKKRYFMMLIAFVSILLIFAGCSSEKDTSASSSDKLTVYTTVYPLQYLTEQIGGKYVDVNSIYPPGSDAHSFEPTQKDMMKIADSDLFFYIGLGMEGFVDKAGKTLSNEHVMFIPTAEKLDLPTDPDAAEEHKHESEEEHEHGDINPHVWLNPVYMEQMATIVKDKLVKEMPDQKETFEKNYQTVKKNLKNLDQDFKTVTSEAKQKDFVTAHAAYSYWETEYKLHQIPIAGVSTSDEPSQKKLKSIVEKIDSEHIPYIMLEQNTNSKIADVIQQETNTKALTLHNLETLTQKDIDQKRDYLSIMKDNLAALKEGLNY; from the coding sequence TTGAAAAAACGCTATTTTATGATGCTAATAGCCTTTGTATCTATTTTACTCATATTTGCTGGATGTTCATCCGAAAAAGATACAAGTGCGAGTAGCAGTGACAAATTAACGGTTTATACAACTGTTTACCCCTTGCAATACTTAACTGAACAAATTGGTGGCAAATATGTCGATGTGAACAGTATTTATCCTCCAGGTTCAGATGCTCACAGTTTTGAACCTACCCAGAAAGATATGATGAAAATTGCAGATAGCGACCTGTTTTTCTATATTGGCCTTGGTATGGAAGGTTTTGTTGACAAAGCGGGAAAAACACTTTCAAATGAGCATGTGATGTTTATTCCTACCGCAGAAAAATTAGATTTACCAACTGATCCTGATGCTGCTGAAGAGCATAAACATGAAAGCGAAGAAGAACACGAGCATGGAGATATCAATCCACATGTTTGGTTAAATCCTGTTTATATGGAACAAATGGCTACTATCGTGAAAGATAAATTAGTGAAAGAAATGCCAGATCAAAAAGAAACTTTCGAAAAAAATTATCAAACAGTCAAGAAAAACCTAAAAAACTTAGACCAAGACTTTAAAACAGTTACTAGTGAAGCAAAACAAAAAGATTTTGTCACTGCTCATGCCGCATATAGTTACTGGGAAACAGAATACAAACTACATCAAATCCCTATTGCTGGCGTATCAACAAGTGATGAACCTTCTCAAAAAAAATTAAAATCCATTGTCGAAAAAATAGACAGCGAACACATTCCCTACATTATGTTAGAGCAAAATACTAACTCCAAAATAGCAGATGTCATTCAACAAGAAACGAATACCAAAGCATTAACACTGCATAATTTAGAAACTCTAACACAAAAAGATATCGATCAAAAACGTGATTATCTTTCTATAATGAAAGATAACTTAGCAGCTTTAAAAGAAGGCCTTAATTATTAA
- a CDS encoding TIGR01212 family radical SAM protein (This family includes YhcC from E. coli K-12, an uncharacterized radical SAM protein.) — MKQANPFLYSNDNKRYHTWNYCLREQFGQKTYKVALDSGFDCPNRDGTVAHGGCTFCSAAGSGDFAGNRALDLKVQFQQVRDKMQTKWKDGKCIAYFQAFTNTHAPVAELREKFETVLNEPGVVGLSIATRPDCLPDDVVEYLAELNERTYLWLELGLQSAHDETGRLINRAHDYDCYVEGVKKLQAHNIRICTHIINGLPKETPEMMMETTRKVVESGVDGIKIHLLHLLKGTPMVEDYKKGDLEFLTRDGYVNLVADQLEILPPEMVIHRITGDGGVDDLIGPVWSLNKFEVLNAIDAELVRRDSWQGKLYQAPEVIAK; from the coding sequence GTGAAACAAGCGAATCCATTTTTATACAGTAATGATAACAAGCGGTATCATACTTGGAACTACTGCTTACGCGAACAATTTGGTCAAAAAACTTACAAGGTAGCTCTCGACAGCGGTTTTGATTGTCCGAATCGTGATGGCACGGTGGCACATGGTGGTTGCACCTTTTGTAGTGCTGCTGGGTCTGGTGATTTTGCGGGGAACCGAGCACTTGATTTAAAAGTGCAGTTTCAACAAGTCCGTGATAAAATGCAAACAAAATGGAAAGATGGCAAATGTATTGCGTATTTCCAAGCATTTACAAACACACATGCCCCAGTTGCTGAACTTAGAGAAAAATTCGAAACGGTATTGAATGAACCTGGCGTGGTTGGCCTTTCGATTGCAACTAGACCTGACTGTTTACCAGATGATGTCGTCGAGTATTTGGCTGAACTGAATGAACGTACTTATCTTTGGCTAGAGCTTGGTTTGCAATCCGCACATGATGAAACTGGTCGACTAATTAACCGCGCACATGATTATGATTGTTATGTAGAAGGCGTGAAGAAACTCCAAGCGCATAATATTCGAATTTGTACGCATATTATTAATGGTCTTCCAAAAGAAACGCCCGAAATGATGATGGAGACTACTCGAAAAGTCGTTGAAAGTGGCGTTGATGGGATTAAGATTCATTTACTTCATTTGTTAAAAGGGACGCCAATGGTGGAAGACTATAAAAAAGGTGATTTGGAATTCCTAACTCGAGATGGCTATGTTAACTTAGTAGCTGACCAACTAGAAATTTTGCCGCCTGAAATGGTTATTCACCGGATTACTGGTGATGGCGGGGTCGATGATTTGATTGGTCCTGTTTGGAGCTTAAATAAATTTGAAGTATTAAATGCCATTGACGCTGAATTAGTTAGAAGAGATAGCTGGCAAGGAAAACTGTATCAAGCGCCGGAAGTGATTGCTAAATGA
- the metK gene encoding methionine adenosyltransferase, with product MTKNRHLFTSESVSDGHPDKIADQISDAILDAIITKDPDARVACETTVTTGLVLVAGEITTSVYVDIPKIVRDTIKEIGYTRAKYGFDADTCAVLTAIDEQSPDIAQGVNEALESRSGAEHDAAIEAIGAGDQGLMFGFATDETEELMPLPIFLAHGLARKLTELRKTKKLDYLRPDAKTQVTVEYDEQNRPVRIDTIVVSTQHHPDITQEQIAKDLHTYLFPEVIDASFLDEDTKYFINPTGRFVIGGPLGDAGLTGRKIIVDTYGGYARHGGGAFSGKDPTKVDRSGAYAARYVAKNIVAAGLAKKVEVQLAYAIGVAHPVSISIDTYGTSAFSEQELIDGVNALFDLRPAGIIHMLDLRRPIYRQTAAFGHFGRSDLDLPWERTDKAEALQKLVTK from the coding sequence TTGACTAAAAATCGTCATCTATTTACATCAGAATCGGTTTCTGATGGACATCCAGATAAAATTGCAGATCAAATATCTGATGCAATTTTAGATGCAATTATTACAAAAGATCCAGACGCTCGTGTGGCTTGTGAAACTACTGTGACAACTGGACTTGTTTTAGTAGCAGGAGAAATCACTACTTCTGTTTACGTAGATATTCCAAAAATTGTTCGTGATACAATTAAAGAAATTGGTTATACACGTGCAAAATATGGTTTTGATGCAGACACATGCGCCGTTTTAACAGCGATTGATGAGCAGTCGCCTGATATCGCACAAGGGGTAAATGAAGCTCTCGAATCAAGAAGTGGAGCAGAACATGATGCAGCTATCGAAGCAATTGGTGCAGGAGACCAAGGCTTAATGTTTGGTTTTGCAACAGATGAAACAGAAGAATTAATGCCATTACCAATTTTTCTAGCACATGGATTAGCGCGTAAATTAACAGAGTTACGTAAAACAAAAAAACTCGATTACTTGCGTCCAGATGCTAAAACACAAGTAACAGTAGAATACGATGAGCAGAATCGTCCTGTTCGAATTGATACGATTGTTGTTTCAACACAGCACCATCCTGATATCACGCAAGAACAAATTGCCAAAGATTTGCATACTTACCTTTTTCCAGAAGTGATTGATGCTTCTTTCCTAGATGAAGATACTAAATACTTTATCAATCCAACTGGTCGTTTTGTAATTGGTGGACCACTTGGAGATGCTGGCTTAACTGGTCGAAAAATCATTGTCGATACTTATGGCGGTTATGCTAGACACGGCGGGGGAGCGTTTTCTGGAAAAGATCCAACCAAAGTAGACCGTTCTGGCGCGTATGCAGCGAGATATGTTGCTAAAAATATTGTTGCTGCAGGACTTGCTAAAAAAGTCGAAGTACAGTTAGCTTATGCTATTGGTGTGGCTCATCCAGTTTCGATTTCCATTGACACATATGGAACAAGTGCATTTTCTGAGCAAGAGCTAATTGATGGTGTCAATGCATTATTTGATTTACGTCCCGCAGGAATTATTCACATGCTAGATCTTCGGCGTCCGATTTATCGTCAAACAGCTGCTTTTGGACATTTTGGCCGTAGTGATCTTGATTTACCTTGGGAAAGAACGGATAAAGCAGAAGCATTACAAAAATTAGTAACTAAATAA
- the yidD gene encoding membrane protein insertion efficiency factor YidD, with the protein MKKILIGGIRLYQKYISRFTPATCRFYPTCSAYGIEAIQTHGALKGSYLAIKRISKCHPFHKGGLDFVPPKKDKNGADNKSKHTCNAHDHH; encoded by the coding sequence ATGAAAAAAATACTTATCGGAGGAATCCGACTTTATCAAAAATATATTTCGCGTTTCACTCCTGCTACATGCCGGTTTTATCCAACTTGTTCCGCTTACGGCATCGAAGCAATCCAAACGCATGGCGCGCTGAAAGGTAGCTACTTAGCCATTAAAAGAATCTCCAAATGTCATCCTTTCCACAAAGGCGGACTTGACTTTGTTCCACCAAAGAAAGATAAAAATGGCGCTGATAATAAATCCAAACATACTTGCAACGCCCATGATCATCATTAA
- the ytkD gene encoding RNA deprotection pyrophosphohydrolase yields the protein MFTYKDAFQNEVTIYFEMQNYQADDVLIIPRLSEGWLFTEHKKRGLEFPGGKGEKGETNNEAARRELMEETGAVAGELYFVADYLVLSSERTFTKRVYTTNVEKIEPQADYLETNGPVILDGNLSHFILEPAFSFFMRDAGMVQIVQAAERILSSKN from the coding sequence TTGTTTACCTATAAAGATGCGTTTCAAAATGAAGTAACGATTTATTTTGAAATGCAAAACTATCAAGCTGACGATGTGTTAATTATTCCGAGATTATCTGAAGGCTGGTTATTTACAGAACATAAAAAGCGTGGTTTAGAGTTTCCGGGTGGGAAAGGGGAGAAAGGGGAAACGAATAACGAAGCTGCAAGACGAGAACTGATGGAAGAAACGGGGGCAGTTGCTGGAGAGCTTTATTTTGTGGCTGATTATCTCGTACTATCAAGTGAGCGTACCTTTACGAAACGAGTATATACAACGAATGTAGAGAAAATAGAACCACAAGCAGATTACTTAGAAACAAACGGACCAGTTATTTTAGATGGGAACCTTAGTCATTTCATTTTGGAGCCGGCATTTAGTTTTTTTATGCGAGATGCTGGAATGGTACAAATTGTTCAAGCAGCAGAGCGGATTTTAAGCAGCAAAAACTAG
- a CDS encoding L-lactate dehydrogenase yields MKRKVGIIGTGHVGSDVAFSLVTQGVCEKLVLIDKEETKAMSEALELRDMSSMTRSHTEIIPNDYRALSDADIIVIAVGPETLLREDRMEELIETSKAVAEIVPKILATGFDGIFINITNPCDVITSLIQKIAGFDHSRVFGTGTSLDTARMRRVVGEALHINPKSVDGYVLGEHGESQFVAWSTVRIGGVNIADYQTEKPLDLPALKDAVRGGGWNILTGKGWTSFGIATATAQIIDAILTDAKQVFPLAVFSPRLNVYIGQPAIIGSKGVISILEPNLTEIEQSNFKTSAEIISNAFDAIK; encoded by the coding sequence TTGAAACGAAAAGTTGGTATCATTGGTACTGGCCATGTTGGCAGCGACGTGGCTTTTTCCCTTGTTACACAGGGTGTTTGTGAGAAACTAGTCTTAATTGATAAAGAGGAAACAAAAGCAATGAGTGAAGCACTCGAACTTCGCGATATGAGTTCTATGACTCGTTCACATACGGAAATTATTCCGAATGATTATCGTGCGTTAAGTGATGCAGATATTATCGTGATAGCTGTTGGGCCAGAAACATTGCTACGAGAAGACCGAATGGAAGAATTAATCGAAACAAGCAAAGCCGTAGCGGAGATAGTGCCAAAAATTTTAGCCACTGGTTTTGACGGAATTTTTATTAATATTACAAATCCTTGTGATGTTATTACTTCCTTAATACAAAAGATAGCTGGTTTTGACCATTCGCGCGTATTTGGTACGGGAACATCCCTTGACACAGCGAGAATGCGCAGAGTTGTTGGAGAAGCACTACATATTAATCCGAAAAGTGTTGATGGGTATGTTCTTGGGGAACACGGAGAATCACAATTTGTTGCTTGGTCGACTGTCCGCATTGGCGGTGTAAATATTGCGGATTACCAAACAGAAAAACCACTTGATTTACCAGCATTAAAAGATGCCGTTCGTGGTGGAGGTTGGAATATTTTAACAGGTAAAGGTTGGACCAGTTTTGGTATCGCGACAGCCACAGCACAAATCATTGATGCGATATTAACGGATGCGAAACAAGTTTTTCCGTTAGCTGTATTTTCACCGAGATTAAATGTTTATATTGGACAACCTGCCATTATTGGTTCAAAAGGGGTTATTAGCATATTAGAACCAAACCTTACAGAGATAGAACAGTCGAATTTTAAAACATCTGCAGAGATTATTAGCAATGCGTTTGATGCTATTAAATAA
- a CDS encoding class I SAM-dependent methyltransferase codes for MNLRAVLPFAHDTLRKVVRPGDYVVDATCGNGHDTLLLAELVGVNGHVLGFDIQQVAIDTTRTRLENAVVSSQVELICASHATIPKYATNPVRAAIFNLGYLPGGDKKITTTADSTLISIQHLMELLEVGGVIILVIYHGHPEGKQEKQAVVRFCENICQQEFHVLSYQFINQQNDAPFLIVIEKRKPRQS; via the coding sequence ATGAATTTACGTGCGGTTCTTCCCTTTGCTCATGACACGCTTCGTAAAGTCGTACGCCCGGGTGATTATGTGGTGGACGCTACTTGCGGAAATGGTCATGATACGCTTTTACTTGCCGAACTTGTTGGTGTAAATGGTCATGTGTTGGGATTTGATATTCAACAAGTGGCGATTGACACGACAAGAACTCGATTAGAAAATGCAGTTGTGAGTTCGCAAGTAGAATTAATTTGTGCAAGTCACGCTACGATTCCTAAGTATGCGACCAATCCTGTTCGAGCGGCGATTTTCAACCTTGGCTATTTGCCGGGTGGTGATAAGAAAATCACAACAACAGCAGACTCCACCTTAATTAGCATTCAACATTTGATGGAGTTATTAGAAGTTGGCGGTGTGATAATTCTCGTTATTTATCATGGACATCCAGAAGGAAAACAAGAGAAACAAGCGGTGGTCCGTTTTTGTGAAAATATCTGCCAACAAGAATTTCACGTTTTATCCTACCAATTTATCAACCAACAAAATGACGCACCATTTCTGATTGTTATCGAAAAAAGAAAACCTAGACAAAGCTAA
- a CDS encoding DUF2584 domain-containing protein, whose translation MGMPLEVNTMIVTKGKEKRISDNFFELEKLEYRIYPIDVPILVRKTKEGETLGEAIPRKLVWENNKTIIKYELIALNSSN comes from the coding sequence TTGGGTATGCCACTAGAAGTAAATACAATGATCGTTACAAAGGGAAAAGAAAAACGGATTTCTGATAATTTTTTTGAATTAGAAAAACTAGAATATCGAATTTATCCGATTGATGTTCCCATCCTTGTGCGCAAAACAAAAGAAGGCGAAACACTTGGAGAAGCGATTCCTCGTAAACTAGTTTGGGAAAATAATAAAACGATAATTAAATATGAATTAATAGCCTTAAATTCAAGTAACTAA
- the menB gene encoding 1,4-dihydroxy-2-naphthoyl-CoA synthase — protein MSFNWQTEKEYEEIKYESYEGIAKITINRPQVHNAFTPKTVTEMIDAFNRARDNSKLGVIILTGEGDKAFCSGGDQKVRGHGGYVGDDQIPRLNVLDLQRLIRVIPKPVIAMVAGWSIGGGNVLQLVCDLTIAADNAKFGQTGPNVGSFDAGYGSGYLARVIGHKKAKEVWFMCRQYTAAEALEMGWINTVVPVADLEKETVSWAKEMLQKSPTALRFIKAAFNADTDGLAGIQQLAGDATLLYYTTDEAKEGRDAFKEKRDPDFDQFPKFP, from the coding sequence ATGAGTTTTAATTGGCAAACAGAAAAAGAATATGAGGAAATCAAATATGAAAGTTATGAAGGCATTGCAAAAATCACCATCAATCGTCCTCAAGTACATAATGCTTTTACACCAAAAACAGTGACAGAAATGATTGATGCTTTTAACAGAGCACGTGATAATTCGAAGCTTGGCGTGATTATTTTAACAGGTGAAGGAGACAAAGCATTTTGTTCTGGAGGTGATCAAAAAGTTCGCGGTCACGGTGGTTATGTTGGCGATGATCAAATTCCACGCTTAAATGTACTTGATTTACAACGCTTGATTCGTGTTATTCCAAAACCTGTTATTGCAATGGTTGCAGGCTGGTCAATCGGTGGGGGAAACGTACTTCAATTAGTATGTGACTTAACGATTGCTGCTGATAACGCAAAATTTGGTCAAACTGGACCGAATGTTGGTAGCTTTGATGCAGGTTATGGTTCTGGCTATTTAGCTCGTGTTATTGGACATAAAAAAGCGAAAGAAGTTTGGTTTATGTGTCGCCAATATACAGCAGCTGAAGCACTGGAAATGGGTTGGATTAATACAGTTGTTCCAGTAGCAGATTTAGAAAAAGAAACCGTTTCTTGGGCCAAAGAAATGCTACAAAAAAGTCCAACAGCTCTTCGGTTCATCAAAGCCGCATTTAATGCCGATACAGATGGTTTAGCAGGTATTCAGCAACTAGCTGGTGATGCTACACTTCTATACTATACAACAGATGAAGCCAAAGAAGGGCGCGATGCATTTAAAGAAAAACGCGATCCAGACTTTGACCAATTTCCAAAATTCCCTTGA
- a CDS encoding o-succinylbenzoate--CoA ligase has translation MDMTNWLQKRVRLSPKETALVFEGKRETFEEIYQVVENLAGKLFFQGVIRGDRVAILGKNDRLTFLLIHALQQIGAETLFLNNRLTKKEIAYQLENAEVKEVIVSDAFFDKVNSGISYTELIQGEYKQPDILTTWDLTKVASIMYTSGTTGKPKGVIQTYDNHWWSAVSSVLNMGLTERDSWLCAVPIFHISGLSIMMRSLIYGIPVYLEEHFDEAKITKMLLSGEISTISVVTSMLERLLRVHDGGYHSNLRTVLLGGGPANKATLEVCKARNIPLVQSFGMTETASQIVTLSPKEALTKIGSSGKALFPAEVKIAADGEILLKGPSITPGYLHNEEATKKAFSDGWFKTGDIGYLDEAGFLFVLERRSDLIISGGENIYPTEIEQVISSYESVQEVAVVGKADLKWGSVPVAYIVASDGFNEADLRAICQTNLASYKIPKQFILVASLPKTASGKIKRNQLKEN, from the coding sequence ATGGACATGACAAACTGGCTTCAAAAACGAGTGCGGCTTTCTCCTAAAGAGACCGCGCTCGTTTTTGAAGGAAAAAGAGAAACATTTGAAGAAATATATCAAGTCGTAGAAAACTTAGCTGGAAAATTGTTTTTTCAAGGTGTGATTCGAGGCGATAGGGTAGCCATCCTTGGGAAAAATGACCGGCTGACATTCTTACTGATTCACGCTTTACAGCAAATAGGTGCGGAGACGTTATTTCTTAATAATCGCTTGACTAAAAAAGAAATAGCTTACCAACTCGAAAATGCCGAAGTAAAAGAAGTAATTGTTTCAGATGCTTTTTTCGACAAAGTGAATTCTGGTATTAGTTATACTGAGTTAATACAAGGGGAATACAAACAACCCGATATTCTAACAACATGGGATTTAACTAAAGTTGCTTCTATTATGTATACATCAGGTACTACTGGGAAACCAAAAGGCGTCATCCAAACTTATGATAATCATTGGTGGAGTGCGGTTTCTTCTGTATTAAATATGGGGTTAACTGAACGTGACAGTTGGCTTTGCGCAGTACCAATTTTTCATATTAGTGGTTTATCGATTATGATGCGTTCGTTGATTTATGGGATTCCAGTATATTTGGAAGAACATTTTGATGAAGCAAAGATTACTAAAATGCTTTTGTCTGGAGAAATTTCGACAATATCGGTAGTTACTTCTATGTTAGAAAGATTACTCCGTGTTCATGACGGTGGATACCATTCGAATTTACGAACCGTATTGCTTGGCGGTGGACCTGCGAATAAAGCCACATTGGAAGTTTGTAAAGCGCGAAATATCCCGCTGGTACAATCGTTTGGTATGACCGAAACAGCATCACAAATTGTGACTCTTTCACCAAAAGAAGCGCTGACTAAAATCGGTTCTTCCGGAAAAGCTTTATTCCCAGCGGAAGTGAAAATTGCTGCTGATGGGGAAATTTTACTGAAAGGTCCATCCATAACGCCAGGATACTTGCACAATGAGGAAGCTACGAAAAAAGCTTTTTCTGATGGCTGGTTTAAAACAGGTGATATTGGTTATTTGGATGAAGCGGGTTTTTTATTTGTGTTAGAGAGACGCTCTGATTTAATTATTTCTGGTGGGGAAAATATTTATCCGACCGAGATTGAACAAGTGATTAGTAGCTACGAATCTGTTCAAGAAGTAGCTGTTGTTGGTAAAGCAGATTTGAAGTGGGGTAGCGTGCCAGTTGCTTATATAGTTGCTAGTGATGGTTTTAATGAAGCAGATTTACGTGCTATCTGTCAAACTAACTTAGCGAGTTATAAGATTCCGAAGCAGTTTATTTTAGTAGCAAGTTTACCAAAAACCGCCTCTGGAAAAATTAAACGAAATCAACTGAAGGAAAACTAA